One genomic window of Polyangiaceae bacterium includes the following:
- the ttcA gene encoding tRNA 2-thiocytidine(32) synthetase TtcA: MANPENAGKRLTRQLQQTIREFELLAPGDRVMVALSGGKDSYTLFDLLLQLRPVLPECELIGVHLDQQQPGYDGAPLVAWLRERGAPFEILCEDTYSVVKERVPEGSTYCSMCSRLRRGILYTAAERLGCNKIALGHHRDDAIETLLMNLFFSGRLQAMPARYRTDDGRFEVIRPLIECDEQSIVQYAERRAFPILPCNLCGSQSGLQREEMAKLITTLEARHPDLRSVMLHALKNVSPTHLLDQRLVRLDAQPGHDGKAAPAHSAAARSHRALPILRG, encoded by the coding sequence AGACCATCCGCGAGTTCGAGCTGCTCGCGCCAGGCGACCGCGTGATGGTGGCCCTTTCAGGCGGCAAGGACAGCTACACGTTGTTCGACCTCTTGCTGCAGCTCCGACCCGTACTGCCGGAGTGCGAACTGATCGGCGTGCACTTGGATCAGCAGCAGCCCGGGTACGACGGCGCGCCGCTGGTCGCGTGGCTGCGCGAGCGTGGCGCGCCGTTCGAGATCCTCTGCGAAGACACCTACTCGGTGGTCAAAGAGCGCGTCCCCGAGGGCAGTACATATTGCTCGATGTGCTCGCGGCTTCGCCGCGGCATCTTGTACACGGCGGCAGAGCGCCTTGGCTGCAACAAGATAGCCCTTGGACATCATCGGGATGACGCCATCGAAACGCTATTGATGAATCTCTTCTTCAGCGGGCGACTTCAAGCCATGCCGGCGCGTTACCGCACGGATGATGGACGATTCGAGGTCATTCGCCCGCTCATCGAGTGCGACGAGCAGAGCATCGTCCAGTACGCCGAACGCCGCGCCTTTCCGATCCTCCCCTGTAACCTGTGCGGCTCCCAGAGTGGGCTGCAACGCGAAGAGATGGCGAAGCTCATCACCACCCTCGAAGCGCGACATCCGGATCTCAGATCGGTGATGCTCCACGCGCTGAAAAACGTCAGCCCGACTCACCTACTGGACCAGCGGCTAGTGCGCTTGGACGCACAGCCCGGACACGACGGCAAAGCTGCCCCGGCGCATAGCGCTGCCGCGCGGAGCCATCGTGCGCTCCCCATTCTGCGCGGCTAG
- a CDS encoding alpha/beta fold hydrolase: MNETPHPQTPDVILTGATGHIGRFLLLELLRRGRRVLALVRHAERRKHELAEWLGEHSVEPDGLSVGEFSLEAWGSGCGTLEGLPVDGVRDVYHLAARFAFGLERADARLANVDASLRFLEAASRLPRLRRYLVVSGYRVSAESDHSVEENYRRLGAYEASKMEEHTRLRQRASELGVALNLVNPCSVIGDTESGETLQTTGAGEVVRQLFSGKMPAQVGSERTFVPLVGVEHVARFMAELPLHRGVANSEFWLLHPDAPKLSELVERMAKTLGVPAPRLRLPVGLVRALPRGLTGAEPESLGFLSEDRYPTAAADRLADEWGFSQPAFDGLVDAWLGYLVGTRFLRRRARAPRFVATRAGQILAEGGRSSDLVLLHGLPLDGTSWDPLLQRLQQDALVVDLPGLGRSGVSSDKFAYGNSEWLEDLALPTPVRLVGHSLGCAVALDYALRHPGGVKEVLLVAPAFLGGRMDPWLRVPPLVQAMLRWSGRGSLVRQLFNEQRPRETEQVVDGTFESLQRPHVRRSVARGLAWAGSPRVRAQSLDKLSRVVASGVSVRVLSGEFDQPSVDKLPPGVELKVLSGQGHYPQLTRPQEVASWIGRPAVKSSHPRVALAE; encoded by the coding sequence ATGAACGAAACACCTCACCCCCAAACCCCTGACGTGATCCTCACCGGTGCGACGGGGCACATCGGGCGCTTCCTGTTACTCGAGCTCTTACGTCGAGGTCGCCGTGTCCTGGCGCTGGTCAGACATGCGGAGCGCCGGAAACACGAGCTCGCTGAATGGCTCGGGGAGCACTCGGTTGAGCCCGACGGACTCAGTGTCGGTGAGTTTTCACTCGAAGCCTGGGGAAGTGGCTGCGGTACGCTCGAGGGACTCCCTGTGGACGGGGTTCGTGATGTGTATCACCTCGCGGCGCGCTTCGCGTTTGGACTCGAGCGTGCGGATGCTCGATTAGCGAACGTGGACGCGAGCTTGCGTTTCCTTGAGGCAGCGTCCCGGTTGCCGAGGCTGAGGCGCTACCTCGTGGTTAGCGGTTACCGGGTGAGCGCCGAGAGCGATCACAGTGTGGAGGAGAACTACCGGCGTCTAGGAGCCTACGAGGCTTCCAAGATGGAGGAACACACGCGCTTGAGACAGCGCGCGAGTGAGCTCGGCGTGGCCCTCAACCTGGTGAATCCTTGTTCCGTCATCGGGGATACCGAGAGCGGCGAAACGCTGCAAACGACAGGAGCCGGCGAGGTCGTGCGCCAGTTGTTTAGCGGAAAGATGCCCGCGCAGGTTGGAAGTGAGCGGACTTTCGTGCCTCTGGTTGGGGTCGAGCACGTCGCGCGGTTCATGGCGGAGCTACCGCTGCACCGGGGTGTAGCGAATAGCGAGTTCTGGCTGTTGCACCCCGACGCGCCGAAGCTGTCGGAGCTGGTGGAGCGGATGGCAAAGACGCTCGGTGTCCCGGCTCCTCGGCTCCGCTTGCCGGTGGGCTTGGTACGCGCGCTCCCGCGAGGTTTGACCGGGGCGGAACCTGAGTCGCTCGGGTTTCTCTCCGAGGACCGCTACCCAACCGCGGCTGCTGATCGCTTGGCGGACGAGTGGGGCTTTTCACAGCCGGCGTTCGACGGCTTGGTCGACGCGTGGCTTGGCTATCTCGTGGGTACGCGCTTCTTGCGTCGGCGTGCTCGTGCGCCGCGTTTCGTCGCCACCCGCGCCGGACAGATCCTTGCGGAAGGAGGGCGAAGTAGCGATCTGGTTTTGCTTCACGGTCTACCGCTCGATGGCACCAGTTGGGACCCGCTGCTGCAGCGGCTTCAGCAGGACGCTTTGGTTGTCGATCTTCCAGGTCTCGGACGCTCCGGTGTCAGTTCTGATAAATTTGCGTATGGAAATTCTGAGTGGCTGGAGGATCTCGCCTTACCCACCCCCGTGCGGCTCGTGGGACACTCTCTCGGCTGCGCTGTTGCGCTAGACTATGCGCTTCGTCATCCGGGCGGAGTGAAGGAGGTACTGCTCGTTGCTCCGGCGTTCCTTGGAGGTCGCATGGACCCCTGGCTGCGAGTGCCACCCCTCGTGCAAGCGATGTTGCGCTGGTCTGGGAGAGGATCGCTCGTGCGTCAGCTCTTCAACGAGCAACGGCCAAGAGAGACGGAACAAGTGGTCGACGGGACCTTCGAGAGCCTCCAGCGGCCCCACGTTAGGCGTAGCGTTGCGCGAGGCCTGGCGTGGGCGGGTTCCCCCCGCGTCCGCGCACAGTCCTTGGACAAGCTCAGCCGTGTGGTGGCATCGGGGGTTTCCGTGCGTGTTCTTAGCGGTGAATTCGACCAACCAAGCGTCGACAAGCTGCCGCCTGGGGTCGAGCTCAAGGTCCTGAGCGGTCAGGGGCACTATCCGCAGCTCACGCGGCCGCAGGAGGTCGCGAGCTGGATCGGCCGGCCAGCGGTCAAAAGCTCCCATCCACGCGTTGCGCTGGCAGAGTAG